A window of the Lactuca sativa cultivar Salinas chromosome 5, Lsat_Salinas_v11, whole genome shotgun sequence genome harbors these coding sequences:
- the LOC111897935 gene encoding extensin-like produces MLRSIEEADKPAKRGKKPETQKEGPKKPARRLILQSSSDSDSEYVPPTQKNAVPSESESESSDEGASGRGDTPPRSPTPEIPVGSFPPSPPSVTIPASQPPISPITTSQPFTTIPIPTPIFTDTTSTTTTRHTFTVPKPPVTEPTVTTEPPVTTEPPVTTEPPPSSKPLSPTPSKEITPILGGEDDDDE; encoded by the exons ATGCTTCGTTCCATTGAAGAGGCTGATAAGCCAGCCAAGAGGGGTAAGAAGCCTGAAACGCAGAAGGAGGGACCG AAGAAGCCCGCTAGGagacttattcttcaatcctccaGTGATTCGGATTCAGAATATGTTCCTCCTACGCAGAAGAACGCAGTTCCTTCAGaatctgagagcgaaagctctgatgaaGGGGCTTCGGGCCGAGGGGATACTCCACCTCGCTCCCCTACTCCAGAAATTCCGGTTGGTTCTTTTCCTCCTTCACCTCCATCTGTTACCATTCCAGCTTCTCAACCTCCTATCTCTCCAATAACCACCTCTCAACCCTTCACTACAATTCCTATTCCCACTCCCATTTTCACAGACACAACTTCTACCACCACTACACGACATACCTTCACTGTTCCcaaaccacctgtaaccgaacctactGTTACAACCGAACCCCcagtaacaaccgaacctcctgtaACAACCGAACCCCCACCTTCTTCAAAACCCTTGTCTCCAACACCTTCTAAAGAAATAACCCCTATTTTGGGCGGTGAGGATGATGACGATGagtga
- the LOC111897934 gene encoding extensin-3-like, translated as MVGKRYIQCMLKTIKKPTNLHHSPPTNFRSPPPTTHKPPSLPTTHHHNQQPTTTTHHYHLSPTETATTRPLPPTNHHTHHSTPPTTTIHLSPPTLTHHHNLQPTTTTYLHSPPQPDTIHHHSSPPHSLTQPPTTHHPPTLLTITNITTYNHHPSSPLYITHPSTLPPPTYPSPFITATTHHPQLQ; from the coding sequence ttaaaaacaattaaaaaacccACTAACCTACACCACTCACCACCCACCAACTTCCGATCACCACCACCTACAACCCACAAACCACCATCATTACCAACCACACATCACCACAACCAACAACCcacaaccaccacccatcactaccacctATCACCCACCGAAACCGCCACCACCCGCCCATTACCACCCACCAACCATCATACCCACCACTCAACACCACCCACCACTACCATCCACCTATCACCACCCACCCTCACCCATCACCACAACTTACAACCCACTACCACCACCTACCTCCATTCACCTCCACAACCCGACACCATTCATCACCACTCGTCACCACCACACTCACTTACACAACCACCCACCACTCACCACCCACCAACACTACTAACCATCACCAACATTACCACATACAACCACCACCCATCATCACCACTCTACATCACCCACCCATCAACACTACCACCACCGACCTACCCATCACCCTTCATCAccgccaccacccaccacccacaaCTACAATAA